Genomic window (Vibrio pomeroyi):
CCCTTTCCGCATCTCGGCGACACAAGTCTATAAACTCAAACGGGCAATCACTCGGAGCAAGAACCAGTTCCGCTTCCTGCATTAGACGTAAAGCTTTCATTGGTAACAGCTCTATATCTTGCTCGAACTCAATCCAAGTCACCTGCCCTTCACTATCAATGCCTTGCGTCAGCGCTTGTTGATAGCAAGACTCTAACTGCTCTCTGTCTGTTATCTGTTCAATAAAGTTAGATGACAAGAAGCGTTCCCAAAACTTGCGACGCTCATCGACGGTTGGGAATGACTCTTTGATTGAATTGCGTTTTGATGCACCGAAGTCTGCAATCAAACCTATATTTTGTGGCAGCACTGTTTCGAGTTTTTCTCTAATATTTCGCACTAAAACAGGTGAAGCACCGCCGCTAGAGATCGCAATTTGAATTCTTCCGCGATTTATCATCGAAGGCGTGATGAAGTCGCAGTAAGGCAAATCATCAACTACATTGACTAAAATACCCAGTTTTTTCGCATCATTATACACTTGGTGATTCAGACTTGGGTTGTCTGTTGTAGCCCAAACCTGCAAGTAATCTTTCGATATGATCTGCGACGAATAAAAGTTCTGAACCCAGTGAAGTTTGCTCTCATCAACAAGCAGCTTTAGGTAAGGCGCTACCTTGGGAGAAACCAAAGTCACATTCGCTCCAGCTCGTAACAAGCTGTCGACTTTACGGCAAGCAACCTCACCCCCACCAACCACCAGAATTGGCTTATTCTCTACATCCAAAAACATTGGGAAATAACGCATGTTCTTCCTTGAGACGACTTCAATAACTATTCAGCCATGCTACCAAATTTGGAGCATATTCATAACTATCCAAGTGTAATAAAAATATTTATTGACCAAATTTCAATCTTTTTTAAGGCGAATGTTTCACCAGTGTGAGATTCATTCAGAATATTTATCTAGTCGATTATCAATATAAAAATCTAAATCTTGTTGCACCAACAGTGTGAACCCTTGCACTATTTACATTCAGTTAACATTTGGTCATTCTAAATGTGTTCGGATTTGTGATTTCATTCAAAATTCTTTTTAAATTATACATTTGTGAAACTACGGATCCTTTCCTAACCTTATAAACAGTTGTTTAAATCGCACACAGTTTCATTTGCAAAATGCAACTCGTTTGATTTGGGCAACAAGGTCATAGAAAACGCAACACATATAGAAAAACTCAAACGAGCACGAGTATCAGGTGTCACCTGGTTAACAAGGAAGGATACAAATGACAAATAAACTAACACTTCTTGCTTCAGTAGTAGCTGCATCAACTGCGATGATGGCAACATCGGCATCAGCGGCAGAAAGCACTCTGGACAAAGTCACATCTCAAGGTTTCTTAACTTGTGGTGTAAGTACAGGTCTTCCAGGGTTCTCTAACCCTAACTCAAAAGGTGAATGGGAAGGAATTGATGTTGAGTATTGTCAAGCTCTTGCAGCGGCTGTACTCGGTGACAAGACCAAAGTTAAGTATGTACCTCTAACAGCAAAAGAGCGTTTTACTGCGCTTCAATCTGGCGAAATCGACGTACTATCTCGTAACACAACATGGACATTACATCGTGACACCGCTTTAGGTCTGAACTTCGTAGGCGTTAACTACTACGATGGTCAAGGCTTCATGGTTAAGAAAGATCTAGGTCTTACAAGTGCTCTTGAACTTGATGGCGCTTCTGTATGTGTTCAATCAGGTACAACGACTGAGCTTAACCTAGCCGATTACTTCCGTAACAACGGCATGTCTTACAAGCCAGTGGTATTTGATACAGCAGCACAAACTTCTAAAGGTTTCGACGCAGGTCGTTGTGACGTGCTAACAACAGACCAATCTGGTCTTTACGCACTTCGCCTAAACCTAGCTGATCCGAAATCTGCGCAAGTACTTCCTGAAATCATCTCTAAAGAGCCTCTAGGCCCTGTTGTTCGTCAAGATGATGACAAATGGTTTAACGTTGCTAAGTGGACACTTTCTGCAATGATTAACGCGGAAGAATACGGCATCTCTTCTAAAAATGCAGACGAAATGCTTAAGTCAAAAGATCCAAACATCAAGCGTATTCTTGGTGTAGACGGTCCTAAAGGTAAAGGCCTTGGCATTCGTGACGACTGGGGTTACCAAGTAATTAAGCAAGTTGGTAACTACGGTGAGAGTTTTGAGCGTACTGTTGGTACAGGTTCTCCACTTCAAATCTCTCGTGGCGTAAATGCATTATGGAATGCGGGCGGCTTTATGTACGCTCCACCAATCCGTTAATAGCACCTACGTGATTACTTGTTCGTAACCGTTGCTATCACGCACATATTGTGTGGTAGCAACAAACAGAAAATGAATATTTGAGTAACACGATTTAGGGCGGTTTTTCCGCCCTAACTGTTAAATGGATTTGAGGTTATTGCAGTATGAAACCTAACAACACTCTTACTCCTTCCCAGGAAAAGCCTGAAGCAAAAAGTGCCAACCTATTATACAACCCGACTTTCCGATCTGTTGTTTTTCAGATCATTGCCATCGGAGCACTCGGCGCTTTCTTCTACACCATCGTAAATAATGCCCTTACCAACCTTGATGCTCGAGGCATTGCCACTGGTTTTGACTTTTTAAGTCAAGAAGCCGGTTTTGGTATCGGATTAACGCTCGTCGAATATGACGAAACCTTCTCTTATGGTCGAACGTTCGTTGTCGGCTTATTAAACACCGCCCTAGTTTCAGTGCTAGGTATTATTTTAGCTACCGTTCTCGGCTTCAGTATGGGTATCGCTCGTTTATCTTCTAACTGGTTAGTTAGCCGATGTGCAGCGGTTTACATTGAAATCTTCCGAAATATCCCTCTATTACTTCAAATTTTCTTTTGGTATTTCGCCGTTCTTCAAGCTCTACCATCAGCTCGTCAAAGTCTGAGCTTGGGTGAAGCCATCTTCTTGAATGTTCGTGGCTTATATTTCCCGGCGCCTGTTTTAGAGCAAGGAAGCAGCTTCGTTATTGCTGCATTGATCATCGGTATTATCGCTACTGTGATCATCAATATTTGGGCTAACAACAAACAGAAACTGACAGGGCAACAAACACCGATGTTTCGCATCGCAGCTAGCCTAATCGTTGGTTTACCTCTGGTTGTTTATTTTGTGATGGGAATGCCTATTTCGGCTGAATACCCTGCCCTGAAAGGCTTTAACTTTAAAGGTGGTATCAGCATCATCCCTGAGCTGGCAGCCCTTGTGTTAGCTCTCAGTATCTATACGGCATCTTTCATTGCAGA
Coding sequences:
- a CDS encoding amino acid ABC transporter permease; translation: MKPNNTLTPSQEKPEAKSANLLYNPTFRSVVFQIIAIGALGAFFYTIVNNALTNLDARGIATGFDFLSQEAGFGIGLTLVEYDETFSYGRTFVVGLLNTALVSVLGIILATVLGFSMGIARLSSNWLVSRCAAVYIEIFRNIPLLLQIFFWYFAVLQALPSARQSLSLGEAIFLNVRGLYFPAPVLEQGSSFVIAALIIGIIATVIINIWANNKQKLTGQQTPMFRIAASLIVGLPLVVYFVMGMPISAEYPALKGFNFKGGISIIPELAALVLALSIYTASFIAEIVRSGINAVNHGQTEAAMSLGLPRSRTLKLVIIPQALRIIIPPLTSQYLNLTKNSSLAMAIGYPDLVSVFAGTTLNQTGQAIEIIAMTMGVYLTLSLLTSALMNIYNRKVALVER
- a CDS encoding amino acid ABC transporter substrate-binding protein, whose product is MTNKLTLLASVVAASTAMMATSASAAESTLDKVTSQGFLTCGVSTGLPGFSNPNSKGEWEGIDVEYCQALAAAVLGDKTKVKYVPLTAKERFTALQSGEIDVLSRNTTWTLHRDTALGLNFVGVNYYDGQGFMVKKDLGLTSALELDGASVCVQSGTTTELNLADYFRNNGMSYKPVVFDTAAQTSKGFDAGRCDVLTTDQSGLYALRLNLADPKSAQVLPEIISKEPLGPVVRQDDDKWFNVAKWTLSAMINAEEYGISSKNADEMLKSKDPNIKRILGVDGPKGKGLGIRDDWGYQVIKQVGNYGESFERTVGTGSPLQISRGVNALWNAGGFMYAPPIR
- a CDS encoding siroheme synthase → MRYFPMFLDVENKPILVVGGGEVACRKVDSLLRAGANVTLVSPKVAPYLKLLVDESKLHWVQNFYSSQIISKDYLQVWATTDNPSLNHQVYNDAKKLGILVNVVDDLPYCDFITPSMINRGRIQIAISSGGASPVLVRNIREKLETVLPQNIGLIADFGASKRNSIKESFPTVDERRKFWERFLSSNFIEQITDREQLESCYQQALTQGIDSEGQVTWIEFEQDIELLPMKALRLMQEAELVLAPSDCPFEFIDLCRRDAERESYANSGELSTKLDKARAESLRVCVFIPPASVEFNLLVGKDLKLSSAKVLS